The Rosa rugosa chromosome 1, drRosRugo1.1, whole genome shotgun sequence genomic sequence ATAAGTCAATTAGACATTCAAgatctaaaaaaataaatattctcCGCTTACCCAACAACAAAACAAGTAACATTATGAGCAACTATATTCATATAATTTACTACAAACTATTCAATTAGTCTCGTGTATTTTGGAGTTTCTAATAAGTTATTTGCATTTTATTTACAACTAGCTGCTAAGCCCTTGCAGCAATgcagctggagagagagagagagagagagagagagagagagagagagagagagagagagagagagagagttaaatATCGCAACATATAGGGGCAAAATCGTCTAATCACTATTCATTAAATAGTATTGAACAGTGACTTGCGAGATGAGTTTTAGTATAGAGTATAATTTTCACAATTTAATGAAAACTAACAGTCTGAGCGAAGTTTCACTAACCATTCATTTTTCACATAAATGCCTCGATCCTATTGTTTTTGACCAGCAACTAGCTTCCGCCATCGATCGATATTAATCATATTAGTTATATGTATTAATCAACTAACTGATCAAGCTGGGCAGCATTAGGGCCCTATGACTGCTCATCAGGCATCGACCCATATGTTATTTCGAATATTAGGACCATCTCCATCAAAGAGCTGTATGGACATGTATCAAGGGGTTTTCTGATCCACTCATACAAAGTACCTAGCAGTCATAACAATAacataagaagaaaaaatttcaattttttctcttcaaaaagaaaacctcttcaaaaagaaaacctctagggtttgagagaacgCCGCCCTTATAGGTGGTCGTTTCTGCAACTTTCTCCATCTCTGATGAAGAACTATGTCGGCACATCCCTTGGTGTCGTATACCTCGAGCGCGGTGCAAACcgtctcttcttttcttccaaTTTGCTTTTCAAAAGCGTGGTCTAAGACTCCTCTTGCGGCGGCAGACTGCGATGTTTTCCCTCTCTCTCAGGTCTTCACAACTTGGGGTTCAAGGCTGAGTTCGATCTGGGCAAGTGGTCGACGACCTTCCGATGGGATATCAGAGGTTTTGGATCGgatccggatttgggatccaTGGACTATGCGGACTTCTTGGAATTTTGGCCGTGACTCCTTGGAATTTCTGGGAGTAGGGCTGTGGGAGGGGCTCGAGATGGGCAAGTTTTCGACCCAGATCAAAGTGCAGTTGTTGGAACGGCCACGAGTGTCGGAATGGTTTTCTGGTTTCTAGTTCCCAGATCGGACCAAACGGAGTTTGCGACCAGAGATTTCATGTCAAAGACCGATGACGGTGCAGCAGTCCATGGGTGGTGACGCTTAGAGTCGTGTGGACGAAACCAGGACGAGAGATTTACGGCGTTGCGGATCTGGAAGGGTGGCCGGACGTCGGGCTGAAGCTAGGGTGCCCAAGtgcttgggtgcccagatcagatTATGTTGGGCCTTGGCCTTTGTCAAGTTTGACCCGTTAGACTTGACCTTGGATTcaggccggatttggatccgcaTTTGGGACCCAGGACGTAATCAAatccggatcttggatccgagacagctgctcattttgatatggtaTTTGTTCTGGTTCTTGGGAGTTCGATTGCTAATTTACGAGTttctgacaccctcggttactttcgaactctcggtgagcgaatcacctctcctaggtgatcatatcaccggttacggctacggttacggttactattacatttacactgctctcgtgacatatgcaATGCAACGATGTCGttcggcatcaagtcacatggttacctttcattctagatgcgtatgtgcatcttgttatcttTTATTGTTTTCCTACATTAcagatgcgtctgtgcatcttgttatgtttTTTCGTTTATCTTTCGATGTTTTtacatcgctccatgtacttctCAGTTCACTTAATATAATTTCTCGtctttctcataaaaaaaaaaaatcaaagagaTGCATGGTTGAGATGAAGCTAAGAAGGTATTGTTGCCCATCCAAGTGGAAATATAAAGCGTTGAAATCATTAGGAACACTCCATCAAAGACTTTCTTTTCAGGCAACTCATCTAACAACTTGTGGACGTAGTTAATACTGCCATGAGTCCATGGGTGTGAACTATTCACATGTCTCTTCAAGCAGCACAACATAACAGCTGACGCCGAAGTTGTCCCAATTGACTATTTGAACACTGCCATGGAACGCCTTTTAAGAGGAGACTTGACGTATCGATTTGTTGTCGACGTTGGAAACACATTGAAGTGTACCACTTAAATTTGCATGGAATTTGGAATCGAGCTTGATTTCCTTGTCTCAGTTTCTGTTGCTTGTTGACTCTTATGTAGACATGCAAGGTGGCATGTAATAAACATTTAAATGTGTTTGAGATAAATCATGCAGAAGTAGATGAAGAAGGAACCTTGCTATAACCAGTTCCCGGTTCCCACTTCTGCATAGTTGCTTGTACTTCTGCAAACTGGTTAAATGTGTTTCACAAGGTTAGAATTATATCCCGTCTATAATGCCCACTGAAACACAAATGATATATATCAagtaaatagaaaaagaaaacaaatttaaCGAGGACCTGTGGTAACTGTTGTATGGCGTCAAAATTGGGATTGGACAATTATGATACTACAGGCATCCAAAAGATGAACACAGAAAATTGTGacctaagagcatctccaatggttATGTCTTTTAGCCTTggtcaaatttaaatttgacatATGACATGGCAAAATTGACATGTTAACATTTTGACTAATTTTAACTCTAATGGATATGTCaaatttaaatattattttaatatACATAAttctatttatgttgttttcctttttttttttttatcttgtaAATCAAATATCATACAATGAATGCTTCCAGTAAAAGATGCAATTGAGATTACGAGAATTTGAGATATGGGAATACATAGCAGGAAACCTAAATAGATGAAGACATAAACATATAGTACTTCACTAGAAACCAAACGAACTAATACAAACTAAAAAAACTAGAAGGCTTTCTTGATCCCCATACAAACTATTGCTTTCTGATACAAACTAAACTTCTAGAAGGCTTACTAGAAGGTCCATTGAATTGACCTAAAGACTTGCACagcctttcttttcctttatgTTGGGTAATAGAAACATGACAGCAATAGCAACATGCTTTAATCATCTGCATTTATCACTGTTAAGGATATAGGACTGGAAAGTAAAAACAATCCTAATTTAGGATTGACACTCCTTAATTATCAAGATCTCAAACCTACAGGATTGAAGTTTGGTAACAATCCTGATACGGGATTGAGAGGCAATAGTGATCCAAGACTAGACACTATGCAGGTCTTTGCTCACATCAGTGTCAAAGCACAACCTTATGCTCCTGATGTAAATGTGATATTGAACTCAGAGAAGAAATACACAAGAAATTCTCTCAAAACACTCATGTTGTTTACATTCTATCAATCACAGTCTGCACAACAGaaccacaaaacaaaatctTCAAGGGTTTGAGCAGGAGTGAGGGCACCTGAGTAGGACAACCATAGCACATTAGCTATTAGTACATCCATGTTAGAACAAATATGTAGCCTCAAATGATGATAAAATTATGTATGTTAAGCCAAAACCGAAAACATGCAATCTTTAAACTGGTTTATATCTTCCAAAGACTAGGTActtgaattgttgatttatgGATTTTCTTGAAGCAATATCATATCACAATAAGCTTGTACTACCTTTGTATCATCTGAGGTTAAAAGAGATAGCAGACCAAATTGGAGGAAGAAGGAAGTATGTGAGGAATATTACTCCAGCAGTTCCAGTAATCACGACAGGATCCGCTGGTGAAATGGTCTCGACAGTTGATGAAGCAATGGGCTTGGCATCTTGAATTACTTTGGTGGTCTGTCCTGCTGTATCACCTATCATCTGGGACCAAATATATCACTCAATAAATATACTGAATTCAACAAACGGGTGAATAGTATACAAATCCACCTTATAGTTATCTATTGCcaatacatcaatttaaaatcttaatttccCCACATTAAAGTATATGAAAATAGTTCGAATGTTCCACTAGTGATGAATGAGTCCACCTTATAGTTATCTATTATTGCCAATACACTCATGTTGTTTACATTCTATCAATCACAGTCTGCACAACAGaaccacaaaacaaaatctGAAAAATCAAAAGAGCTGAGTGAGGCATTTGATCAAATACCTGCAAACACTAAGGGCACCCAATCACTATTTGACCCACCTCCAAACTTCACAACCCATTCAATTTATACCAACCTATGCACTTGTAAATGCTTTCGATCAATATATTCATGCTTGGTGGCCTTGGGTTGTTTGACAAACcattattcaatttctcttctccaTTCGTAAAGTTTCTGATTCTGTTTTGGTATTAAGCCGTCGGAAATCACGAACACGGTGACTGACGTCATACCCAAAACATCAATTGTTCAAAACTccagcaaaataaaaaaaaaactaatgatAGTACGAGGTAGAGCACGACAAGAGGATTAATTTTCCTACCTCATGCAagtcaatcggtggccggaaaccgccacGAAGTCACCGGAGCAGTCGAGTCTTCTCGGCATTGATTCTCTGTCCAAAGTCCAAAAATTTTGATCCATGTTCCTGATActcaagaagagagaagaaatttgAAGAGAGAAAAAGTGTTTCCCTGAAATTTTGAAGTCCTGGGTGAGATGAAGGAAGAAAGATGCGAGAGAGACGCactgagaaacaataaaaaaaaaaaaagacagaaagAGAAGacgctgtcaaatttgacagaggaGAGGCCTATGTCTAATCCACGTCGAAATGGCACATCAGTTGGAGAACTCCTTGGACAGTCAAAAGAAAAGTAATCGTTGCAAGGTCAGGTGGCAAAAGACCAATCTGTTGGAGATGGTCTAACTAGTGATGCTAGTGATGCTAGATCAGTAAGTACTGTGTACGTACGAAAGAAGTTTCATCACTTTTCTTCTCAATCGCATGCAGTAAAGTCTGACCACCAAGTCATCATTCCTACCATTCTGTTGACCGCCGATGTCGGTTGAATctcttgaattttttatttgctCACCCAATACGTCATCATCTCTTCGACATTCTATTTTCGTCACCCAGTACGTCACCCCGGCCCAGACCAAAAATCTCCTCCCTCTATATATAGCATTTAACTCCATTGGAGGTAGCTCGTACTTCCATatctgtctgtctgtctgtcaCCTTTTACTACTCGAACTGCATTAAGCTTCAACACCAAAACCATCAACTGATAATCTGCAACAAAGAAAATAGTGATGTCTAACGAGCAAGAACACCCCAGGAAGGCATTTGGATGGGCTGCAAGAGATTCATCTGGTGTTCTCTCTCCCTTCAGTTTCTCCAGAAGGTAGATTGTCAACTAGTACATGCAACACTTCTCTGTTCATCCTCTTCAGATTAAACCATAGTACACATTGTTTTATAGTTAGTTCTAAAGTTCAACCGATTTGATTGCAGGGAATCCGGAGAGAAAGATGTGACATTCAAAGTGTTGTACTGTGGGATTTGCCATTCGGACCTTCACATGGTCAAGAATGAATGGGGCTTCTCTACCTATCCTCTAGTTCCCGGGTACATTCGACCTTTTCTTGCACACTCTTTACTAGTATAACTAGTAAAGGTGTTCACCATTTTATTAATGCTTGAACCCTCTTCAGTAATCTAATATGAACACAATTTGGCAATGTAGGCATGAGATTGTCGGTGAAGTGACGGAAGTAGGGAGCAATGTACAAAAATtcaaagttggagacaaagtcGGTGTTGGATCCATAGTGGGAGCTTGCCGATCTTGTGATAGTTGTACCGACCATCTTGAGAACTACTGCCCCAAACAAATACTCACGATCAGTGGCAAGTACTATGACGGAATCACCAACTATGGCGGTTACTCTGACATTATGGTTGCCGATGAACACTTCGTAGTCCGTATCCCGGACAGCCTACCCCTTGATGGTGCTGCTCCTCTCCTATGTGCCGGAATCACAACCTACAGCCCGTTGAGATATTTTGGACTTGACAAGCCCGGCATGCATGTGGGCGTGGTTGGCCTAGGTGGTTTAGGCCACGTCGCAGTGAAGTTTGCCAAGGCAATGGGAGTGAAGGTTACAGTGATCAGTACGTCCCCTAATAAGAAGGAGGAAGCAGTTAAACACCTAGGAGCTGATTCGTTTTTGGTTAGTCGTGACCAAGATCAAATGCAGGTAATTATTTGAACAAGTTACACCTTTTACGTCTTTTAAGTGGATTATTCAATGAACAAGTTAATTAATGTTTGTTTCATTGATTAATTTGTAGGCTGCCATTGGTACCATGGATGGGATCATTGACACAGTTTCTGCACAACATCCTCTCTTGCCTTTGATTGGTTTGTTGAAGTCTCATGGAAAGCTTGTTATGCTTGGTGCACCAGAAAAGCCTCTTGAGCTTCCGGTTTTGCCTTTACTCACGGGTAAGCATGTAACTACGAGTAGTTGGCTTTACCTGTTATCTTTTGCATTGTAGGGTTATTAACGGAGCTTAATGTTCGATTTAACAGGAAGGAAGATGGTAGCTGGTAGCGGCATTGGAGGTATGAAGGAGACACAAGAGATGATCGATTTTGCAGCCAAGCACAACATAACAGCAGACATCGAGGTTATCCCAATTGACTACTTGAACACTGCC encodes the following:
- the LOC133722931 gene encoding probable mannitol dehydrogenase, which gives rise to MSNEQEHPRKAFGWAARDSSGVLSPFSFSRRESGEKDVTFKVLYCGICHSDLHMVKNEWGFSTYPLVPGHEIVGEVTEVGSNVQKFKVGDKVGVGSIVGACRSCDSCTDHLENYCPKQILTISGKYYDGITNYGGYSDIMVADEHFVVRIPDSLPLDGAAPLLCAGITTYSPLRYFGLDKPGMHVGVVGLGGLGHVAVKFAKAMGVKVTVISTSPNKKEEAVKHLGADSFLVSRDQDQMQAAIGTMDGIIDTVSAQHPLLPLIGLLKSHGKLVMLGAPEKPLELPVLPLLTGRKMVAGSGIGGMKETQEMIDFAAKHNITADIEVIPIDYLNTAMERLAKADVRYRFVIDIGNTLKASS